A stretch of the Poseidonibacter parvus genome encodes the following:
- a CDS encoding OmpA family protein produces the protein MQIKKVVGLVLLSATLSFGSMASIFTGENVTKSEYKNGERGIIVKQDIDADGIIDSKDDCLETIPCKEEGCKEPEPKPVVIGDDDKDGVLNNIDECPNTPKGFEVDEVGCSKLVNLEVLFDRNKYNIKENFTQKLDIFVDFMKKHIEYKAEIQGHTDSRATEKYNEVLSENRASTIKTYLIESGIEEERLTSIGYGELSPIDTNKTKEGRANNRRVIAVLKK, from the coding sequence ATGCAAATTAAAAAAGTAGTAGGATTAGTATTATTAAGTGCAACATTAAGTTTTGGAAGTATGGCATCAATATTCACTGGTGAAAATGTAACAAAGAGTGAATATAAAAATGGGGAAAGAGGAATAATAGTAAAACAAGATATTGATGCTGATGGAATAATAGATAGTAAAGATGATTGTTTAGAAACAATTCCATGTAAAGAAGAGGGATGTAAAGAACCTGAACCAAAACCAGTAGTAATAGGTGATGATGATAAAGATGGAGTTTTAAATAATATTGATGAATGTCCAAATACACCAAAAGGTTTTGAAGTTGATGAAGTAGGGTGTAGTAAATTAGTAAATTTAGAAGTTCTTTTTGATAGAAATAAATATAACATAAAAGAAAACTTTACTCAAAAATTAGATATTTTTGTAGATTTTATGAAAAAACACATAGAATATAAAGCAGAAATACAAGGACATACAGATAGTAGAGCTACAGAGAAATATAATGAAGTATTATCTGAAAATAGAGCAAGTACTATAAAAACATATTTAATCGAAAGTGGAATTGAAGAAGAAAGATTAACTTCAATAGGTTATGGGGAATTAAGTCCCATTGATACTAATAAAACAAAAGAGGGAAGAGCAAATAATAGACGAGTTATTGCAGTTCTTAAAAAATAG
- a CDS encoding TolC family outer membrane protein, producing the protein MENNFFIKKVILLCLLLSQMNAAEYYKKVVLASFVNETRAEAKFSKLQNIIESKIQKQKEEYPFSVVVRPSGNKYIIAVEPFKSYEEAKKVLSALKSSFPTAFINNNAQVVDNNIEVIQDMTILKVKEEVKEVDKTVVVKEKPELKSEVNKVSNPYSLERMLNELIYTDPEIKERLFQYNSIVEEIDISDAGYYPTVDFIGKLGEKRSEKEQPDDSITKDTYGTSELTLRVVQNLFNGFGTQAAVNRDEARAKAAFNKYIEVAQDKMYRAIEAYIKVIRYKEVLEIAKSNVKIHEETLVKIEDRYEKGFSTLSEVERVKGRLALSKSNYVSETNNLIDAKFNFHKALGRNVDETRLVMPEFNGNIPKSLEHATDIAIHKNPSILVANHDIKVLQESLQYSRKNDYPTLDLELEGSRYNNLNGSSDANEDDLSAMLVLNYNLYSGGAHRAEKQKYISLLNYEYAHKNKLKRDVIEALGLSWSANKMIEEQYKYQLEYRDLTAKTKAAYDEEFQLGRRTLIDLLDVQDEVNNIKIKVIHNSYDLLFSKYRIIDAMGELYQSFGHEFKEDYKKDAVLAYVDQDGDKILNTEDQCDNSATPETNIYGCEGINCIQVNEIKFNTELKDQENQLDTTGIQNLWGVKN; encoded by the coding sequence GTGGAAAATAATTTTTTTATAAAAAAAGTAATATTATTATGTTTACTTTTAAGCCAAATGAACGCTGCAGAGTATTATAAAAAAGTAGTATTAGCAAGTTTTGTAAATGAAACAAGAGCAGAAGCTAAATTTTCAAAGCTTCAAAATATAATTGAGTCAAAAATTCAAAAACAAAAAGAAGAATATCCCTTTAGTGTAGTTGTAAGACCTTCTGGAAATAAATATATAATTGCAGTAGAACCTTTTAAGAGTTATGAAGAAGCAAAAAAAGTTTTATCAGCATTAAAATCTTCTTTTCCTACAGCATTTATAAATAATAATGCTCAAGTAGTTGATAATAATATAGAAGTTATTCAAGATATGACTATACTGAAAGTTAAAGAAGAGGTTAAAGAAGTTGATAAAACAGTAGTTGTTAAAGAAAAACCTGAACTTAAAAGTGAAGTAAATAAGGTATCTAACCCTTATTCATTAGAACGAATGCTAAATGAACTTATTTATACTGACCCTGAAATTAAAGAGAGACTATTTCAATATAACTCAATAGTAGAAGAAATTGATATTTCAGATGCTGGATATTATCCAACAGTTGATTTTATAGGAAAACTTGGTGAAAAACGAAGTGAAAAAGAGCAACCAGATGACTCGATTACAAAAGATACTTATGGTACATCAGAATTAACACTTAGAGTAGTTCAAAATTTATTTAATGGCTTTGGAACACAAGCTGCTGTTAATAGAGATGAAGCCAGAGCAAAAGCTGCATTTAATAAATATATTGAAGTTGCACAAGATAAAATGTATAGAGCAATTGAAGCATATATAAAAGTAATAAGATATAAAGAAGTTTTAGAAATTGCAAAGAGTAATGTAAAAATACATGAAGAGACACTTGTAAAAATTGAAGATAGATATGAAAAAGGTTTTAGTACATTAAGTGAAGTAGAAAGAGTAAAAGGTAGACTAGCCTTATCTAAATCAAACTATGTATCAGAAACAAATAATCTAATTGATGCAAAGTTTAATTTCCATAAAGCACTAGGAAGAAATGTAGATGAAACAAGATTAGTAATGCCTGAGTTTAATGGTAATATACCAAAATCATTAGAACATGCAACAGATATTGCTATACATAAAAACCCATCAATTTTAGTAGCAAATCATGATATTAAAGTACTACAAGAATCATTACAATATTCAAGAAAAAATGATTATCCTACTTTAGATTTGGAACTTGAGGGTTCAAGATATAATAACCTTAATGGTTCATCAGATGCTAATGAAGATGATTTAAGTGCAATGTTAGTTTTAAACTATAATTTATATAGTGGCGGAGCACATAGAGCAGAGAAACAAAAGTATATAAGTTTGCTAAATTATGAATATGCACATAAAAATAAATTAAAAAGAGATGTAATAGAAGCTTTAGGTTTATCTTGGAGTGCTAATAAAATGATTGAAGAGCAATATAAATATCAATTAGAATACCGAGATTTAACAGCAAAAACAAAAGCAGCTTATGATGAAGAGTTCCAATTAGGAAGAAGAACTTTAATTGACTTACTAGATGTTCAAGATGAAGTTAATAATATAAAAATAAAAGTTATTCATAATAGTTATGATTTATTATTCTCAAAATATAGAATTATTGATGCAATGGGTGAACTATATCAATCATTTGGTCATGAATTTAAAGAAGATTATAAAAAAGATGCAGTTCTTGCTTATGTAGATCAAGATGGAGATAAGATTTTAAATACTGAAGATCAATGTGATAACTCAGCAACTCCAGAAACAAATATTTATGGTTGTGAAGGAATTAACTGTATACAAGTTAATGAAATCAAATTTAATACAGAACTTAAAGATCAAGAAAATCAATTAGATACCACAGGGATTCAAAACTTATGGGGTGTTAAAAACTAA
- a CDS encoding transglutaminase-like cysteine peptidase codes for MKKYLAFIFLSLLTALFSKELYTNNLLKKINQKYGKYTENRFILLKKKINSVRNKSDIEKIETINNFFNKVKYSSDLKVWNKKDYWATPYEFLAKDKGDSEDFVFAKYFTLVNDLKMDSNKLSFTYVKSKKKKVSYMVLTYYKSKKSIPIILDSINYKALPASKRQDIVPIYSFSAKSAGLNRKSNSKFKASQSLKFRRLLENIRQEKI; via the coding sequence ATGAAAAAATATTTAGCTTTTATCTTTTTATCCTTACTCACAGCTCTTTTTTCAAAAGAGCTGTATACTAATAATCTATTAAAGAAAATAAATCAGAAATATGGTAAATATACTGAAAATAGATTTATTTTATTGAAAAAGAAAATAAATAGTGTAAGAAATAAAAGTGATATTGAGAAAATAGAAACAATAAATAATTTTTTTAATAAAGTAAAATATTCATCTGACTTAAAAGTATGGAATAAAAAAGATTACTGGGCGACTCCTTACGAATTTTTAGCAAAAGACAAAGGTGATAGTGAAGATTTTGTTTTTGCTAAGTATTTTACTTTAGTAAATGATTTAAAAATGGATAGTAATAAGTTATCATTCACTTATGTTAAATCAAAGAAAAAAAAAGTTTCATACATGGTGTTAACATATTATAAAAGTAAAAAATCCATACCTATAATCTTAGACTCAATAAATTATAAGGCATTGCCTGCTTCCAAAAGGCAGGATATTGTGCCAATTTATAGTTTTAGTGCAAAAAGTGCAGGATTAAATAGAAAAAGTAATAGTAAATTTAAAGCTTCACAGAGTTTAAAATTTAGAAGACTTTTAGAGAATATCAGACAGGAAAAAATATGA
- a CDS encoding LapD/MoxY N-terminal periplasmic domain-containing protein, with the protein MSLFKQLTILITTFLVFMLTILLWFILSYDKSLIENQLNSNAKNSASFLGLSISKAVDFEDIATIEGMLSATVDNGFYEYIAIYDIDENVKVKLSSPREVVNTPKWFAKIFEINAPSSTANIMKGWINVGTIEVKIHQDYANNQMWDTFKSISNIFLILTIVLLVLFYFFIDKLLKPLKRLSLQAKAIDNNEFIVEKTLPNTIEFKNVVHAMNKTISKMETIFNKEVETLNKYNNLLYKDSDTNLGNKNYLIVKLNSYLKNSHGLLTFIEIKDEISFKKKVGFKNYFAFKSFIIDEINNNFSSNKNIVFSVLTEGSFGILLPNTLYEDVNEKWNEIYSKVQKYIKDTKLNELFDVKIAFGISNYVQNTSVEAILSKTDQSLSIAMQNKTLKLNYLEEDVKFTKQEWIELLQWAFKNDGLVFDTQNVVDILSNKTYMKEYYTRLKDDTGAVYFPGDFLSIIHSMGWTCQLEKQIIEKIFKDKIENKNKDNAVLNLTSDFISNKESVDWLINELKSKFTNSNTIFYFECLNSEILEYLEDYKYFTKEISKTKHKFAIESFTFDNDNLDYLKILKPEYLKISKSYLVDKNRITDSILLNITSTIGAYLIVKHVESKEEFEFLKDIGIKYLQGRYIDKLEVR; encoded by the coding sequence ATGAGTTTATTTAAACAATTAACAATTTTAATTACAACTTTTTTAGTATTTATGCTTACTATTTTACTTTGGTTCATATTAAGTTATGATAAGAGTCTAATAGAAAATCAATTAAATTCTAATGCAAAAAATAGTGCTTCTTTTTTAGGTTTATCTATAAGTAAAGCAGTAGATTTTGAAGATATAGCAACTATTGAGGGTATGCTAAGTGCTACTGTTGATAATGGTTTTTATGAATATATTGCTATTTATGATATAGATGAAAATGTAAAAGTGAAACTTTCAAGTCCAAGAGAAGTAGTAAATACACCAAAATGGTTTGCTAAGATATTTGAAATAAATGCACCAAGTTCAACTGCAAATATTATGAAAGGTTGGATAAATGTAGGAACAATAGAAGTAAAAATTCATCAAGATTATGCAAATAATCAGATGTGGGATACTTTTAAATCTATTTCTAATATATTTTTAATTTTAACAATTGTTTTACTTGTGCTATTTTACTTCTTTATTGATAAATTGTTAAAACCTTTAAAAAGGTTAAGCCTTCAAGCTAAAGCAATTGATAATAATGAATTTATAGTTGAAAAAACTCTACCTAATACTATAGAATTTAAAAATGTTGTACATGCTATGAATAAAACAATTTCTAAAATGGAAACAATATTTAATAAAGAAGTTGAAACATTAAATAAATATAATAATTTATTGTATAAAGATAGTGATACAAATTTAGGGAATAAGAACTATTTAATTGTAAAACTAAACTCTTATTTAAAAAATTCTCATGGATTATTAACTTTTATTGAAATAAAAGATGAAATTTCATTTAAGAAAAAAGTAGGCTTTAAAAACTATTTTGCTTTTAAATCTTTTATCATTGATGAAATTAATAACAACTTTTCTTCTAATAAAAATATAGTCTTTTCGGTATTAACTGAAGGTAGTTTTGGAATACTTCTTCCTAATACCTTATATGAAGATGTAAATGAAAAATGGAATGAAATATACTCTAAAGTTCAAAAGTATATAAAAGATACAAAGTTAAATGAGTTATTTGATGTAAAAATTGCATTTGGTATTTCAAATTATGTACAAAATACTTCAGTTGAAGCTATTTTGTCAAAAACAGATCAATCTTTATCTATTGCTATGCAAAATAAAACTTTAAAATTAAACTACCTAGAGGAAGATGTAAAGTTTACAAAACAAGAATGGATTGAACTTTTACAATGGGCCTTTAAAAATGATGGTTTAGTATTTGATACTCAAAATGTTGTAGATATTTTATCTAATAAAACATATATGAAAGAGTATTATACTAGATTAAAAGATGATACAGGAGCAGTATATTTCCCAGGTGATTTTTTATCTATTATTCATTCAATGGGTTGGACTTGTCAGCTAGAAAAACAAATTATTGAAAAAATATTTAAAGATAAAATAGAAAATAAGAATAAAGATAATGCAGTTCTGAACTTAACATCTGATTTTATATCAAATAAAGAAAGTGTTGATTGGTTAATTAATGAGTTAAAATCAAAATTTACTAACTCTAACACAATATTTTACTTCGAATGTTTAAATTCTGAGATTTTAGAATACCTAGAAGATTATAAATATTTTACAAAAGAGATATCTAAAACTAAACATAAGTTTGCAATTGAAAGTTTTACGTTTGATAATGATAATTTAGATTATTTAAAGATTCTTAAGCCTGAATATCTAAAAATCTCTAAATCATATTTAGTAGATAAGAATAGAATCACTGATAGTATTTTATTAAATATTACTTCTACGATTGGTGCTTACTTGATTGTGAAACATGTAGAAAGTAAAGAAGAATTTGAATTTTTAAAAGATATTGGTATTAAATATTTACAAGGTAGATATATTGATAAATTAGAGGTTCGTTAA
- a CDS encoding type I secretion system permease/ATPase, with the protein MFKNLEHNKLSSSLFDNLIYFLKYYHKSISANTLIEGFPLKQEEKIPDMLSSYDGKPLFVSLARKAGFKSKYAKKEFKDISALILPAIIILKDSSSCILEKIDRKKQTAIVHVNDFAEVQEEIDLNKLEELYSGEMFLLKKDHFESEVKPSLLEKNDSHWFWGTIKKNFSIYKDVIIASILINIFVLTTPFFVMNVYDRVVPNFALETLWALAIGICIIYIFDLVTKFIRAYYIDISSKKVDIIVSSKLFDKILNIKLEHKPKSIGSFANNIKDFELIKNFFSSSTMAVLVDLPFAILFLVAIFYISGSIVIIPLIFITLILIYSLLIRNPLQKSIEASNEAVSYKNGILIESLSGLETIKSLGASGHLRWKWEESTADISTKSLFTKMITTSITNVNAFFVQLTTIFIVIYGVYAISENELTLGGLIAAVILGSRAIGPMGQFASLISNYEQAKTSYNMIDNIMNLPEERSKNKAAIHKEYISGSFEFKDVSFFYNENKKVLDSLNFTVKHGEKIGIIGKIGSGKSTIMKLLMKLYDANEGEIIVDGIEIKQIEPSDVRKNIAYVSQDTLLFNGTLKENILYKYPYESDKTLITATKTAQLLDFVNAHPEGFDLRVGERGDTLSGGQKKAISLARALVGNYSTLLLDEPTDSMDISTEKNLISALKNEIKDKTVILTTHKNSMLELVDRLIVVDNGKIVLDGEKSYVLNALSNKVK; encoded by the coding sequence ATGTTTAAGAATCTAGAACATAATAAACTATCTTCTTCTTTATTTGATAACTTAATTTACTTTTTAAAGTATTATCATAAGTCAATAAGTGCAAATACACTTATTGAAGGCTTCCCTTTAAAACAAGAAGAGAAAATTCCTGATATGTTAAGCTCTTATGATGGGAAACCTTTATTTGTATCTCTTGCAAGAAAGGCAGGTTTTAAGTCAAAGTATGCAAAAAAAGAGTTTAAAGATATCTCTGCATTAATACTACCCGCAATTATTATTCTAAAAGATAGCTCTTCTTGTATCTTAGAAAAAATTGATAGAAAAAAGCAAACTGCAATCGTTCATGTAAACGATTTTGCAGAAGTCCAAGAAGAAATTGATTTAAATAAACTTGAAGAATTATATTCAGGAGAGATGTTTTTACTAAAAAAAGATCATTTCGAAAGTGAAGTAAAACCATCCCTATTAGAAAAAAATGATAGTCATTGGTTCTGGGGTACAATAAAAAAGAATTTTTCTATATATAAAGATGTGATAATAGCATCAATACTAATTAATATATTTGTATTAACTACACCATTTTTTGTGATGAATGTATATGATAGAGTTGTTCCTAACTTTGCATTAGAAACATTGTGGGCCTTGGCTATAGGTATTTGTATTATATATATATTTGATTTAGTTACAAAATTTATTAGGGCTTATTATATAGATATTAGTTCAAAAAAAGTTGATATTATAGTATCTTCCAAATTATTTGATAAAATACTAAATATTAAACTAGAACATAAACCTAAATCAATCGGATCTTTTGCAAATAATATTAAAGACTTTGAACTTATTAAAAACTTCTTTTCTAGTTCAACAATGGCTGTTTTAGTCGATTTGCCTTTTGCTATTTTATTCTTAGTTGCTATTTTTTATATTTCAGGCTCTATTGTGATAATTCCTTTAATTTTTATTACACTTATTCTAATATATTCCTTACTTATTAGAAATCCATTACAAAAAAGTATAGAAGCATCAAATGAAGCAGTATCTTATAAAAATGGTATTCTTATTGAAAGTTTAAGTGGACTTGAAACAATTAAAAGCTTAGGTGCTTCAGGGCATCTTAGATGGAAGTGGGAAGAGAGTACTGCTGATATTTCAACTAAGTCATTATTTACTAAAATGATAACAACATCAATTACAAATGTAAATGCTTTCTTTGTACAACTTACAACAATTTTCATAGTAATTTATGGAGTATATGCAATTTCTGAAAATGAATTAACACTAGGAGGCTTAATAGCAGCTGTAATTTTAGGCTCACGTGCAATTGGTCCTATGGGACAGTTTGCCTCACTTATAAGTAATTATGAACAAGCAAAAACTTCATATAATATGATTGATAATATTATGAATCTTCCAGAAGAAAGATCTAAAAATAAAGCAGCAATTCATAAAGAATATATTTCAGGTTCTTTTGAATTTAAAGATGTTTCATTCTTTTATAATGAAAATAAAAAAGTATTAGACTCTTTAAATTTTACGGTTAAACATGGAGAAAAGATAGGAATAATAGGAAAAATAGGTTCAGGTAAATCTACAATTATGAAACTTTTAATGAAACTTTATGATGCAAATGAAGGTGAAATAATTGTTGATGGTATTGAAATAAAACAAATAGAACCCTCTGATGTTAGAAAAAATATTGCTTATGTTTCCCAAGATACCTTACTATTTAATGGAACATTAAAAGAGAATATTTTATATAAATACCCTTATGAAAGTGATAAAACCTTAATTACAGCTACAAAAACAGCACAATTATTAGATTTTGTTAATGCACATCCTGAAGGCTTTGACTTGCGTGTAGGGGAGAGAGGTGATACTTTATCTGGTGGACAGAAAAAAGCTATTTCATTAGCTCGAGCATTAGTTGGTAATTATTCTACTTTACTATTAGATGAACCAACAGATAGTATGGATATTTCTACTGAAAAAAATCTAATAAGTGCTTTAAAAAATGAGATTAAAGATAAAACAGTAATTCTTACTACTCATAAAAATTCAATGCTAGAATTAGTTGATAGATTAATTGTTGTTGATAATGGAAAAATAGTTTTAGATGGTGAAAAATCGTATGTATTAAATGCACTATCAAATAAGGTTAAATAA
- a CDS encoding HlyD family type I secretion periplasmic adaptor subunit codes for MKEQDKTNDYEYINSVSKALVEKVPNSTKVLLYLIFLLITCFFIWAYFANIDQLVRGESKVIPYGQNQVVQNFEGGIITKILVEEGDLVNKGDILLKLKNKQSSSTYEKNILEIDVLKAQKNRLYAEANDKEFVFDEKNDIYQEEYDLYKSNISQLDSKLRVLKDQISQKEKEKNEIRSRVRHLNQNFKLIREEQKVMDPLVKRGIVSKVEYLKLLREANSIKDELESSRLSLKRVSSSVNEAKNRYKEAKIEFKNNAQKEYNEVIGKINQFSKQNQGLADQVDRTSVLSPVTGYIKKMHVNTIGGSVQPGMDLIEIVPKNKKLLIEAKIKPEDIAFLHHKQNVTLKFTAYDFTIYGSLDGTIEKISPDSTTDQENHTYYLVYIRADKDHLGTDKKPLMIMPGMRGSADILTGKKTVLTYLLKPLIKTKQYAFTEN; via the coding sequence ATGAAAGAACAAGATAAAACAAATGATTACGAATATATAAATTCCGTATCTAAAGCCTTAGTTGAAAAAGTACCAAATAGTACAAAAGTTCTTTTATATCTAATTTTTTTATTAATAACGTGCTTCTTTATCTGGGCATATTTTGCAAATATTGATCAGTTAGTAAGAGGTGAAAGTAAAGTTATACCTTATGGTCAAAATCAAGTTGTTCAAAATTTTGAGGGTGGTATTATTACTAAGATTCTAGTAGAAGAGGGTGACTTAGTAAATAAAGGTGATATCTTATTAAAACTAAAAAATAAACAATCTTCATCTACTTATGAAAAAAATATATTAGAAATAGATGTCTTGAAAGCACAAAAAAATAGATTATACGCAGAAGCAAATGATAAAGAATTTGTATTTGATGAGAAAAATGATATTTATCAAGAAGAGTATGATTTATATAAAAGTAATATTTCTCAACTTGATTCAAAACTTAGAGTATTAAAAGATCAAATTTCTCAAAAAGAGAAAGAAAAAAATGAAATAAGATCTAGAGTAAGACATTTAAATCAAAATTTCAAACTTATTAGAGAAGAACAAAAAGTTATGGATCCTTTAGTAAAAAGAGGAATCGTTTCTAAAGTTGAATACTTAAAACTACTAAGAGAAGCAAATAGTATTAAAGATGAATTAGAATCTTCTAGATTATCATTAAAAAGAGTTTCATCTTCTGTAAATGAAGCTAAAAATAGATATAAAGAAGCGAAGATAGAATTTAAAAATAATGCGCAAAAAGAATATAATGAAGTTATAGGAAAGATAAATCAGTTTTCAAAACAAAATCAGGGGTTAGCAGATCAAGTTGATAGAACATCAGTCCTTTCTCCTGTAACAGGTTATATAAAGAAAATGCATGTAAATACAATAGGTGGAAGTGTACAACCTGGTATGGATTTAATAGAAATAGTTCCTAAAAATAAAAAGCTTTTAATTGAAGCAAAAATAAAACCAGAAGATATTGCTTTTTTACATCACAAGCAAAATGTAACATTGAAATTTACAGCTTATGATTTTACAATCTATGGATCATTAGATGGAACAATTGAAAAGATATCTCCTGATTCAACAACAGATCAAGAAAATCATACATATTATTTAGTCTATATTCGTGCTGATAAAGATCACTTAGGTACTGATAAAAAACCTTTAATGATTATGCCTGGGATGAGAGGAAGTGCTGATATCTTAACAGGAAAAAAGACGGTTCTAACATATCTTTTAAAACCACTTATTAAAACAAAACAATATGCATTTACGGAAAATTAG
- a CDS encoding response regulator transcription factor, with translation MRIIFISPNRLLHEQWSKAIEHQIKVSNLYFEKEIKDFVFFKEDIVLFDYDNLKEYLSFTLISKVLCLSSKLDNIKGFKLLKQGVKGYGNNYMTPMNLKEAIKVIKSDKVWVNPDLMSFIIENSTLSNLVKYDDKIDELSQRELDVSKFVSKGFTNKEIAHELNITERTIKAHISTVFQKLQIKDRVTLGIMMKEYLNS, from the coding sequence ATGCGAATAATTTTTATTTCCCCTAATAGATTATTGCATGAACAATGGAGCAAAGCTATTGAACATCAGATAAAGGTTTCTAATTTATACTTTGAAAAAGAGATAAAAGATTTTGTTTTTTTTAAAGAAGATATAGTCTTGTTTGATTATGATAATTTAAAAGAATATTTATCTTTTACTTTAATAAGTAAAGTTTTATGTTTAAGTTCAAAGTTAGATAATATAAAGGGGTTTAAGCTTTTAAAACAAGGGGTAAAAGGTTATGGTAATAATTATATGACTCCAATGAATTTAAAAGAAGCTATTAAAGTTATCAAAAGTGATAAGGTTTGGGTAAATCCAGATTTAATGAGTTTTATTATTGAGAATTCTACACTATCAAACTTAGTAAAATATGATGATAAAATAGATGAATTAAGTCAAAGAGAATTAGATGTTTCAAAGTTTGTTTCAAAGGGGTTTACAAATAAAGAAATAGCACATGAGCTTAATATTACCGAGAGAACTATTAAAGCTCATATCTCAACTGTATTCCAAAAGTTACAAATAAAAGATAGAGTAACTTTAGGAATTATGATGAAAGAGTATTTAAATTCTTAA
- the trpS gene encoding tryptophan--tRNA ligase, translating to MRILSGIQPSGTLHIGNYFGAIKRIIESQNQGELFAFIASYHALTSVKDKEVLEQNTFEATVNFLALGMDPQKATFWVQHHVKEVLELYWLLSNHTSMGLLERAHSYKDKTARGIQANHGLFSYPVLMAADILLFDSQIVPVGKDQIQHVEIARDIATSINHTYKQDLFVLPQSKVDEVLATVPGTDGAKMSKSYGNTIDMFNTKKKIKKQVMGIVTDSRELEEAKEWENCNIYKLCELFMNDEELKELQTRYETPGEGYGHFKLTLLDKMTEYFAPYQERREHLLANPKEVHEILAYGASKASKVAVEKMRVLRDVVGLI from the coding sequence TTGAGAATTTTATCAGGTATTCAACCTTCTGGAACACTGCACATAGGAAATTACTTTGGTGCAATTAAAAGAATTATTGAATCACAAAATCAGGGAGAACTATTTGCTTTTATTGCATCTTATCATGCATTAACATCAGTAAAAGACAAAGAAGTTTTAGAGCAAAATACCTTTGAAGCAACAGTAAACTTTTTAGCATTAGGAATGGATCCCCAGAAAGCAACTTTTTGGGTACAGCATCATGTAAAAGAGGTTTTAGAGTTGTATTGGTTACTTTCAAACCATACATCTATGGGATTACTTGAGCGTGCTCACTCTTACAAAGATAAAACTGCCAGAGGAATTCAAGCAAACCATGGTTTATTCTCATATCCTGTATTAATGGCTGCAGATATTTTATTATTTGATTCTCAAATAGTTCCAGTAGGAAAAGACCAAATACAACACGTTGAAATAGCAAGAGATATTGCAACTTCAATTAACCATACATATAAACAAGATTTATTTGTATTACCTCAATCAAAAGTTGATGAAGTACTAGCTACAGTTCCAGGAACTGATGGAGCTAAAATGTCTAAATCTTATGGAAATACGATTGATATGTTTAATACAAAAAAGAAAATCAAAAAACAAGTTATGGGAATTGTAACTGATTCAAGAGAACTTGAGGAAGCTAAAGAGTGGGAAAACTGTAATATTTACAAATTATGTGAATTATTTATGAATGATGAAGAGTTAAAAGAATTACAAACTAGATATGAAACACCAGGTGAAGGTTATGGACATTTTAAATTAACTTTATTAGATAAAATGACTGAATACTTTGCACCATATCAAGAAAGAAGAGAACATCTTTTAGCAAATCCAAAAGAAGTACATGAGATATTAGCTTACGGGGCTTCAAAAGCTTCTAAAGTAGCTGTAGAAAAAATGAGAGTATTAAGAGATGTTGTAGGTTTAATATAA